The following proteins are encoded in a genomic region of Vigna radiata var. radiata cultivar VC1973A unplaced genomic scaffold, Vradiata_ver6 scaffold_7, whole genome shotgun sequence:
- the LOC106753748 gene encoding uncharacterized protein LOC106753748: protein MADYMWDVVTYFGDKNDILDAIKSYGVENGKNLKIVKNDRKRVRVKCLGSNGQCPWVAYFGFMDAVKSWQLRTMVDSHTCSREHKLRLFNAKWLSRKLQKTIRDNPNVKGVEIRDKFSRKWNIAISKNMAYRAKGHASDEVEGSFIEQYRRIYDYAHELLARNPGSTIKVQVDPVNGKPIFRRFYACLKACKDSSVSCRPIIGLDGAFLKGRHHGELLTVVGRDANDQMLPLAYAIVEVENKDTWTWFLELLIXDLGGPXVCSGXTIMXDQQKGLRQAVQDVVPGVAQRFYVRHLYANFRKKFPRKNLKKLMWRAALATHPQQWENIMRSIKEVNEDAFRHLMSLPPRFWSRSRFTSTTTCDTLVNNMSEAFNSVLVNTRTTTHFIG from the exons ATGGCTGATTACATGTGGGATGTGGTTACATATTTTGGGGATAAAAATGACATTCTTGATGCTATCAAATCTTATGGAGTAGAGAatggaaaaaatttaaaaattgttaaaaatgatagaaaaagagTAAGGGTTAAATGTTTGGGATCAAATGGACAATGTCCGTGGGTGGCATACTTTGGTTTCATGGATGCAGTGAAATCATGGCAACTAAGAACTATGGTTGACAGCCATACATGTAGTAGGGAACACAAGTTGCGGCTATTCAATGCAAAATGGCTTAGTAGAAAATTGCAAAAAACAATAAGAGATAATCCTAATGTAAAGGGCGTTGAAATTAGAGATAAATTTAGTAGGAAATGGAACATAGCAATATCCAAGAACATGGCTTACAGGGCCAAAGGCCATGCATCAGATGAAGTGGAAGGGTCCTTCATTGAGCAATATAGGAGAATTTATGATTATGCACATGAGTTATTAGCAAGAAATCCTGGGTCCACAATAAAGGTGCAAGTTGATCCAGTTAATGGCAAACCAATCTTCAGGAGGTTTTATGCATGCTTAAAGGCATGTAAAGATAGCTCTGTCTCATGCAGGCCAATTATTGGCCTTGATGGAGCCTTTTTGAAAGGCAGACACCATGGTGAGCTACTAACTGTTGTGGGTCGAGATGCTAACGACCAAATGTTGCCACTAGCATATGCAATAGTAGAAGTTGAGAACAAGGACACTTGGACATGGTTTCTGGAGCTGTTGATTGANGACTTAGGTGGTCCANATGTGTGTTCTGGTNTTACAATCATGTNAGATCAACAGAAG GGTCTAAGACAAGCAGTTCAAGATGTTGTTCCTGGAGTTGCACAAAGATTCTATGTAAGGCATTTATATGCCAACTTCAGGAAGAAATTTCCTAGAAAGAATCTGAAAAAGCTCATGTGGAGGGCAGCTTTAGCTACTCACCCACAACAATGGGAGAATATCATGAGAAGTATCAAAGAGGTGAATGAAGATGCTTTTCGACACCTCATGAGCCTTCCTCCAAG GTTTTGGTCTAGATCAAGGTTCACAAGCACAACTACATGTGATACCTTGGTGAATAATATGTCAGAAGCATTCAATAGTGTTCTGGTCAATACAAGGACAACAACCCACTTCATTGGCTAA